The proteins below come from a single Hippocampus zosterae strain Florida chromosome 5, ASM2543408v3, whole genome shotgun sequence genomic window:
- the gsdmeb gene encoding LOW QUALITY PROTEIN: gasdermin Eb (The sequence of the model RefSeq protein was modified relative to this genomic sequence to represent the inferred CDS: substituted 1 base at 1 genomic stop codon), which translates to MFATATRNFVDEVDPGGLLIPMRSVNDSIALLTVVVSQKPFWFWQKPKHLPTDFTLNDLLAGDTPIAPVLTETEFIKYNGTYGGHIQGSVDATFIQSNVNVEGKESSKLQMSFGSLKKDEVNVRRLLQDSKNRVLDMSHCLIQQTKKKCQVFGVVKERIVTNQPCSVVEELQQAGSCVGTVNLWGLKSPKVLLKDNASLGKDSNIAMEIPSNTTLAYALIDLLVKHDGRYELCLMSSEGGFEVDSPTQKSLAGVPGACGQDQPDGSHLTRELKNLAAHFQLLAALPASSRSSLLENITALMVDKAALNALQRVLDQMILENSVNMVDVCEAHKXSIQPVLEVLKEAEGVSAAQMEGSVTVLSALHLITSALGELTCDNLAALRVCSCPDTLKVMDLLVAHLMESGESPASGADVAALPENVLPVMEHLFNSSGMSLQRDGDTARSQINQLEQPGNQPLIMCIALRGLRSLNPH; encoded by the exons ATGTTTGCCACAGCCACCAGGAATTTTGTGGACGAGGTGGACCCCGGTGGTTTGTTGATCCCGATGAGAAGCGTCAACGACTCCATCGCTCTGCTCACTGTGGTTGTGAGCCAGAAACCCTTCTGGTTCTGGCAGAAGCCCAAACATCTGCCCACCGACTTTACCCTCAACGACCTCCTCGCAGGCGACACGCCTATTGCGCCag TTTTAACAGAGACAGAGTTCATCAAATACAATGGGACGTATGGTGGCCACATTCAAGGGTCAGTGGATGCCACATTCATCCAGTCCAACGTGAACGTTGAGGGAAAAGAGTCTTCCAAACTCCAAATGTCATTTGGCAGTTTGAAGAAAGACGAAGTCAATGTGCGCAGGCTCCTGCaagattccaaaaacag GGTACTGGACATGTCCCACTGTCTGATccaacagaccaaaaaaaagtgtcaggtgTTTGGTGTCGTGAAAGAGCGCATCGTGACCAACCAGCCGTGTAGTGTCGTCGAGGAGCTACAGCAGGCCGGAAGCTGCGTTGGGACCGTCAACCTCTGGGGTCTCAAGAGTCCAAAG GTGTTGCTGAAAGACAATGCTAGCCTTGGCAAAGACAGCAACATTGCCATGGAGATTCCCAGCAACACCACCCTTGCCTATGCTCTCATTGACCTCTTGGTGAAGCATGACGGTCGCTACG AGCTGTGTCTGATGTCAAGCGAGGGGGGCTTTGAGGTCGACAGCCCCACTCAGAAAAGTCTGGCAGGTGTCCCTGGAGCTTGCGGGCAAGACCAGCCTGACGGCAGCCATCTTACACGAG AACTGAAGAATCTGGCTGCTCATTTTCAGCTGCTGGCAGCTCTTCCCGCCTCCAGCAGGTCTTCTCTGCTCGAAAACATAACAGCACTCATGGTAGACAAAGCAGCCCTCAATGCTCTTCAGAGAGTG TTGGACCAGATGATCCTGGAAAACAGTGTTAACATGGTCGACGTTTGCGAGGCGCACAAATAAAGCATCCAGCCTGTTCTGGAAGTGTTGAAGGAAGCGGAAGGTGTGTCAGCAGCACAGATGGAAGGCTCTGTGACGGTCCTAAGTGCACTTCATCTTATTACCAGTGCTTTGGGTG AACTGACTTGTGACAATCTTGCTGCGCTGAGAGTCTGCAGCTGTCCAGACACGTTAAAAGTCATGGACCTTCTG GTAGCGCATTTGATGGAAAGCGGGGAGTCGCCGGCGAGCGGCGCAGACGTCGCTGCACTGCCAGAGAATGTCTTGCCTGTCATGGAACATCTGTTCAACTCCTCCGGCATGAGCCTGCAGAGAGACGGCGACACGGCCAGGAGCCAAATCAACCAGCTGGAGCAACCAGGAAACCAACCTCTCATCATGTGTATTGCTCTCCGAGGCCTCCGCTCACTGAACCCCCACTAA